One Chlorobaculum limnaeum genomic window carries:
- a CDS encoding alpha/beta hydrolase gives MTGVVILHGFTANLESVRELFGPLGRFDLKIASPLLRGHGASSPNELRGVTWTEWLEDAERALETLTGIDGKAVVIGHSMGALLAMQLAARRPELVDSLVLATPPVRLTSLLGPGRPLNFLAPLISHFVDRWNMDTKFADPGNAIMPKQYDWSPTKTILSMFDLLQETLRIAGSVHVPALILHCRNESIVLPQSAEILLRSLGTPPEKKSIVWFEKTDHQIFCDCERKAAVDAAVRFVADRLNHKPLNP, from the coding sequence TTGACGGGAGTCGTGATCCTTCATGGATTTACAGCGAACCTCGAAAGCGTCCGGGAGCTTTTTGGCCCGCTTGGGCGCTTCGATCTCAAGATTGCCTCGCCATTGTTACGCGGTCATGGCGCATCTTCGCCGAATGAGCTGCGCGGCGTGACCTGGACGGAGTGGCTCGAAGACGCCGAGCGGGCGCTCGAAACGCTGACCGGCATCGACGGCAAAGCGGTTGTCATCGGCCACAGCATGGGCGCGCTGCTCGCCATGCAGCTTGCCGCGCGCCGTCCGGAGCTGGTCGATTCGCTCGTGCTCGCCACGCCGCCGGTCAGGCTGACCTCGCTGCTCGGCCCCGGACGGCCACTCAACTTCCTCGCTCCGCTCATCAGCCATTTTGTTGACCGATGGAACATGGATACGAAATTTGCCGATCCCGGCAATGCCATCATGCCGAAGCAGTATGACTGGTCGCCAACAAAGACCATTCTGTCGATGTTCGACCTCTTGCAGGAGACGCTCCGGATCGCCGGCAGCGTCCACGTCCCGGCGCTGATTCTGCATTGCCGGAACGAAAGCATCGTGCTTCCCCAAAGCGCCGAGATTCTCTTGCGCTCTCTCGGGACGCCGCCGGAGAAGAAGTCCATCGTCTGGTTCGAAAAAACCGATCACCAGATTTTCTGCGATTGTGAACGCAAAGCGGCCGTCGATGCCGCCGTCCGGTTTGTCGCTGACCGTTTGAACCATAAACCACTCAACCCGTAA
- a CDS encoding acyloxyacyl hydrolase translates to MKKQLSGLFKTLLLACVFIPGRLDAATPDQHEGVHLDEIAIGSGYAWGHMKFTEADFQAVPLFARFGFDINSVFGMSESKGTLQLALEPFCNPVTEPESGVETGLNVFFRYLHPVAPSVKLVGEIGSGPMYLSIDSKEQGDAGFNFLNQFGLGAQVAVSGNSAITVGYRFRHLSNAGTSEPNRGINSNAVVLSYSLLY, encoded by the coding sequence ATGAAAAAACAGTTGTCCGGCCTGTTCAAAACGCTGCTGCTCGCCTGCGTTTTCATTCCGGGAAGGCTCGATGCCGCAACCCCAGACCAGCACGAGGGCGTGCATCTCGATGAAATCGCCATCGGCTCCGGTTACGCATGGGGGCATATGAAGTTCACCGAAGCGGATTTCCAGGCGGTTCCGCTCTTTGCGCGTTTCGGCTTCGACATCAACTCCGTGTTCGGCATGAGCGAGAGCAAAGGCACGCTCCAGCTTGCGCTCGAACCATTCTGCAATCCCGTCACCGAACCCGAATCGGGAGTCGAAACCGGCCTGAACGTCTTCTTCCGCTATCTCCACCCGGTCGCGCCGTCGGTGAAGCTGGTCGGCGAGATCGGCTCCGGGCCGATGTACCTGAGCATCGACAGCAAGGAGCAGGGTGACGCCGGATTCAACTTCCTGAACCAGTTCGGCCTCGGCGCGCAGGTCGCCGTTTCCGGTAACAGCGCCATCACCGTTGGCTACCGCTTCCGCCACCTTTCGAACGCGGGCACCAGCGAGCCGAACCGCGGCATCAACAGCAACGCGGTGGTGCTGAGCTATTCGCTGCTCTACTGA
- a CDS encoding cyclase family protein produces MRIVDLSHPVSPEMPLWPGTPRPEFSDLCTVGRDGFGERWLQLSSHTGTHIDAPAHLFEGAATLDQLDARRFVGKAMLLDFTDSRHETISLDELVEFRTQIEQAEFLLLHTGWSRFWGSDAYNRDYPVLSPDAAEWLCGMGMKGIGIDAPSFDAADSRELPVHRCLLGAGLILIENLTALESLGDSDFLLSALPLPISGAEACPVRAVAVIPSFDTE; encoded by the coding sequence ATGCGCATCGTTGACCTGAGCCATCCGGTTTCGCCCGAAATGCCGCTCTGGCCGGGAACGCCCCGGCCGGAGTTTTCCGATCTCTGCACGGTCGGGCGCGACGGCTTTGGCGAGCGCTGGCTGCAACTCTCCTCCCACACTGGCACCCACATCGATGCTCCGGCGCACCTCTTCGAGGGTGCGGCCACGCTCGACCAGCTCGATGCCAGGCGCTTCGTTGGCAAGGCGATGCTGCTCGACTTCACGGACTCGCGCCACGAGACGATCTCGCTCGACGAGCTGGTTGAGTTCCGGACGCAAATCGAACAAGCTGAATTCCTGCTGCTGCATACCGGCTGGAGCCGGTTCTGGGGAAGCGATGCCTACAACCGCGATTATCCGGTGCTTTCGCCAGATGCGGCGGAGTGGCTCTGCGGAATGGGCATGAAAGGGATCGGCATCGACGCGCCGTCGTTCGACGCCGCAGACTCCAGGGAGCTGCCGGTGCACCGTTGCCTGCTCGGCGCGGGCCTCATTCTCATCGAAAATCTCACTGCGCTGGAGTCTCTTGGCGACAGCGATTTTCTCCTTTCCGCGCTGCCGCTGCCCATTTCCGGCGCGGAAGCATGCCCCGTTCGGGCGGTCGCCGTAATTCCTTCTTTCGATACCGAATAG
- a CDS encoding succinate dehydrogenase, translated as MDATEQRTFSSIASKVLMALAGVFLLVFLAVHLGINMLLLVDDGGKAFSAAAGFMGTHPVIRIFELALFGGILLHIAFGVAVSIRNRMSRPIRYQHQSRSETSPFSKYMLHSGMIVLLFLALHFVDFYFIKIGITAPPPGVERHDFYSRAVLLFSDQTYSAIYLVSLLALGFHLNHALQAAMQTLGLNHPRFTPLIKAASALYAMIIAGGFMAIPLRFTLFN; from the coding sequence ATGGACGCCACAGAGCAGAGAACATTCTCATCCATTGCCAGCAAGGTGCTTATGGCGCTGGCTGGAGTATTTCTGCTCGTGTTCCTCGCGGTGCATCTCGGCATCAACATGCTGCTGCTGGTTGATGATGGCGGCAAGGCTTTTTCAGCGGCGGCGGGCTTTATGGGCACCCATCCGGTGATCCGTATTTTCGAGCTTGCGCTCTTTGGCGGCATCCTGCTGCACATCGCCTTCGGGGTAGCCGTCAGCATCCGGAACCGCATGTCGCGTCCGATCCGCTACCAGCACCAGAGCCGTTCCGAAACCTCGCCGTTTTCAAAGTACATGCTGCACAGCGGCATGATCGTGCTGCTCTTTCTGGCGCTTCATTTCGTCGATTTCTACTTCATCAAGATCGGCATTACCGCGCCGCCGCCAGGCGTCGAGCGTCACGATTTTTACAGCCGCGCGGTGCTGCTGTTTTCCGACCAGACCTATTCAGCGATCTATCTGGTTTCGCTTCTTGCGCTCGGATTTCACCTGAACCACGCCCTTCAGGCCGCCATGCAGACGCTTGGCCTGAACCATCCCCGATTCACGCCGCTCATCAAGGCGGCAAGCGCGCTGTATGCGATGATCATTGCCGGGGGGTTCATGGCGATTCCGCTGCGCTTCACCCTGTTCAACTAA
- a CDS encoding fumarate reductase/succinate dehydrogenase flavoprotein subunit encodes MIKLNANAPNAPLADQWDAYKASCKLVNPNNKRKLDIIVVGTGLAGASAAATLGQLGYNVKSFCYQDTPRRAHSIAAQGGINAAKNYQNDGDNVYRLFYDTIKGGDYRSRESNVYRLASISPEIIDICVAQGVPFAREYGGLLANRSFGGAQVSRTFYARGQTGQQLLIGAYSAMSRQIAEGRVKLYSRRDVLDIVIVDGKARGVIARNLVTGEIERHSAHAVVLATGGYGNVFYLSTNAMGSNVTPAWSAYKKGALFANPCFTQIHPTCIPVHGEFQSKLTLMSESLRNDGRIWVPKEMEDAELIRQKKLRPEQIHESKRDYYLERRYPAFGNLVPRDVASRAAKERCDAGYGVSTSGRAVYLDFSAAIERLGRSEISARYGNLFQMYQRIVDDNPYRTPMMIYPAVHYTMGGLWVDYELMTTVPGLYSIGECNFSDHGANRLGASALMQGLADGYFILPYTISGYLSSEINTPPIATTLPEFHHAAREVSDRLARLKETNGKESVDHFHRHLGKIMWEYCGMSRNEAGLTKALGLIAALKQEFASGVKIPGGLKEYNPELEKAWRVQDFIELGDLMVRDALLRKESCGGHFREEYQTPDHEALRNDDEFAFVAAWEHKGRDAAPDMHREELRFETVKPSQRSYK; translated from the coding sequence ATGATCAAACTCAACGCAAACGCGCCGAATGCGCCGCTTGCCGACCAGTGGGACGCCTACAAGGCAAGCTGCAAGCTGGTCAATCCGAACAACAAGCGCAAGCTCGACATCATCGTGGTGGGCACGGGGCTGGCGGGCGCTTCGGCGGCGGCTACGCTCGGCCAGCTCGGCTACAACGTCAAGTCCTTCTGCTACCAGGACACCCCGCGCCGGGCGCACAGCATCGCCGCGCAGGGCGGCATCAACGCCGCCAAGAACTACCAGAACGACGGCGACAACGTCTACCGGCTCTTTTACGACACCATCAAGGGGGGCGACTACCGTTCGCGCGAATCGAACGTCTATCGCCTCGCATCGATAAGCCCTGAGATCATCGATATTTGCGTGGCGCAAGGCGTGCCCTTCGCCCGCGAGTACGGCGGTTTGCTCGCCAACCGCTCCTTCGGCGGAGCGCAGGTGTCGCGCACCTTCTACGCGCGCGGCCAGACCGGTCAGCAGCTCCTCATCGGCGCGTACAGCGCCATGAGCCGCCAGATCGCCGAGGGGCGCGTCAAGCTCTACAGTCGCCGCGATGTGCTCGACATCGTGATCGTGGACGGCAAGGCGCGGGGGGTGATCGCCCGCAACCTCGTCACCGGCGAGATCGAGCGCCACTCGGCCCACGCCGTGGTGCTCGCCACGGGCGGCTACGGCAACGTCTTCTACCTCTCGACCAACGCGATGGGGTCGAACGTCACCCCAGCCTGGAGCGCCTACAAGAAAGGTGCGCTCTTCGCCAACCCCTGCTTCACGCAGATTCACCCGACCTGCATTCCGGTTCACGGGGAGTTCCAGTCGAAGCTCACGCTGATGAGCGAAAGCCTGCGCAACGACGGCCGCATCTGGGTGCCGAAGGAGATGGAGGACGCCGAGCTGATTCGCCAGAAAAAGCTCCGCCCGGAGCAGATTCACGAGTCGAAGCGGGACTACTACCTCGAACGGCGCTACCCGGCTTTCGGCAATCTCGTGCCGCGCGACGTCGCCTCGCGGGCAGCCAAGGAGCGCTGCGACGCGGGCTACGGCGTCAGCACCAGCGGGCGCGCGGTCTATCTCGACTTCTCCGCCGCCATCGAACGGCTCGGGCGCAGCGAAATCTCCGCGCGCTATGGCAACCTGTTCCAGATGTACCAGCGCATCGTCGATGACAATCCCTACCGCACGCCGATGATGATCTACCCGGCGGTGCACTACACGATGGGCGGCCTCTGGGTGGACTACGAGCTGATGACCACCGTGCCGGGCCTCTACTCGATCGGCGAGTGCAACTTCTCCGACCACGGCGCCAACCGCCTCGGCGCCTCGGCGCTCATGCAGGGCCTGGCCGACGGCTACTTCATCCTGCCCTACACCATATCGGGCTACCTCTCCAGCGAAATCAACACCCCGCCCATTGCGACCACCCTGCCGGAGTTCCACCACGCTGCCCGCGAGGTGAGCGACCGGCTCGCGCGACTGAAGGAGACAAACGGCAAGGAGTCGGTCGATCACTTCCACCGGCATCTCGGCAAAATCATGTGGGAGTACTGCGGCATGTCGCGCAACGAGGCAGGACTGACCAAAGCGCTCGGCCTGATCGCGGCGCTGAAGCAGGAGTTCGCTTCGGGCGTAAAGATTCCGGGCGGGCTGAAGGAGTACAACCCGGAACTCGAAAAGGCGTGGCGCGTGCAGGACTTCATCGAGCTTGGCGACCTGATGGTGCGCGACGCCCTGCTCCGCAAGGAGTCGTGCGGCGGCCACTTCCGCGAGGAGTACCAGACCCCGGACCACGAAGCGCTGCGCAACGACGACGAGTTCGCTTTCGTTGCCGCCTGGGAGCACAAAGGCCGCGATGCCGCGCCGGATATGCACCGCGAGGAGCTTCGTTTCGAAACGGTGAAACCATCGCAACGCTCCTACAAATAA
- a CDS encoding succinate dehydrogenase/fumarate reductase iron-sulfur subunit produces MIFTLKIWRQKNATDKGGLVTYKIGDVSPDSSFLEMLDQLNQQLVGKGEDPVAFDHDCREGICGACGLYINGRPHGPLKGTTTCQLHMRAFRDGETIYIEPWRSEAFPIVRDLIVDRSAFDKIIQAGGYISVNSGGMPDANTIPVPKPNADSAFDAAACIGCGACVAACPNASPMLFVGAKISHLALLPQGRIEAARRVQKMVAAMDTLGFGNCSNAYACQAECPKEISVANIARMNREFLAAKMFAEKEKNVGFTL; encoded by the coding sequence ATGATTTTCACCCTGAAGATATGGCGTCAGAAGAACGCCACGGACAAAGGAGGGCTGGTCACCTACAAGATCGGGGATGTCTCGCCAGACAGCTCTTTTCTTGAAATGCTCGACCAGCTCAACCAGCAGCTTGTTGGCAAAGGCGAGGATCCGGTAGCCTTCGATCACGACTGCCGCGAAGGCATCTGCGGAGCCTGCGGCCTGTACATCAACGGCCGCCCGCACGGCCCGCTGAAGGGCACGACCACCTGCCAGTTGCACATGCGCGCCTTCCGCGATGGCGAGACGATCTACATCGAACCGTGGCGAAGCGAAGCCTTTCCGATAGTCAGGGATCTGATCGTTGACCGGAGCGCCTTCGACAAAATCATTCAGGCCGGCGGCTACATCTCGGTGAATTCCGGCGGCATGCCCGACGCCAACACCATCCCCGTGCCCAAACCCAACGCCGACTCGGCCTTCGACGCCGCTGCCTGCATCGGCTGCGGAGCCTGCGTCGCCGCCTGCCCCAACGCCTCGCCGATGCTCTTCGTTGGCGCGAAAATCTCCCATCTGGCGCTCCTGCCGCAAGGCCGCATCGAAGCTGCGCGCCGCGTCCAGAAGATGGTCGCCGCGATGGACACTCTCGGCTTCGGCAACTGTAGCAACGCCTACGCCTGCCAGGCCGAATGCCCCAAAGAAATCTCCGTCGCCAATATCGCCCGAATGAACCGCGAATTCCTCGCCGCAAAAATGTTCGCGGAGAAGGAGAAGAATGTCGGCTTCACGTTGTAG
- a CDS encoding ATP-dependent nuclease, whose product MKFTSIKFKGYRCFQDDWAGFDDVKPITVIIGRNNVGKSHLLHLVKTSCEEWIIPPVNGAKYQIGGTLDEMMLRPIFPDQYDGRFMYNYWSSFGCHLVGNHILASVINTGHGITYKIDDLSFLDALPNQYPQFIDENITKFTNIFNNGSHTFATFNFRHLLADRDVQPEPAVTSLKLELDGAGATNIIRRFITSAVEDYPRELIQQELLQSLNRIFAEDGHFTEIQVQEHDATQDGEHHLAGRWEVYLGEEHKKLVSLSNSGSGLKTVFLVLLNLLVIPNIDKKPKHMYVYAFEELENNLHPALLRRLFRYLEEYAVENNVHIFLTTHSSTALDLFGSSPNAQIVSVTHDGKSARAKTISAHFDQLSVIAELGAKPSDLLQANGIIWVEGPSDRVYINKWIQLFSDGKWREGRDYQCAFYGGALLARLGVADPKAEEDFVNLLQINPNLVLICDGDRTAEKNGRVHV is encoded by the coding sequence ATGAAATTCACCTCCATCAAATTCAAGGGCTACAGATGTTTTCAGGATGATTGGGCTGGCTTTGACGACGTCAAGCCGATCACAGTGATTATCGGACGGAATAATGTCGGAAAATCACATTTGCTACATCTTGTTAAAACTTCTTGCGAGGAATGGATTATTCCTCCGGTAAACGGCGCAAAATACCAGATTGGAGGAACACTTGACGAGATGATGCTTAGACCGATATTTCCAGATCAGTATGATGGGCGGTTTATGTATAATTACTGGAGCAGTTTTGGATGCCATTTGGTCGGTAATCACATTTTAGCAAGCGTCATCAATACAGGACATGGAATTACATATAAGATAGATGATTTGTCATTTTTAGATGCTTTGCCGAATCAGTATCCTCAATTCATCGACGAAAATATCACAAAATTTACAAACATATTCAATAACGGTTCTCATACATTCGCCACATTCAATTTTCGTCACTTACTTGCTGATCGAGACGTTCAACCTGAACCAGCAGTTACATCACTAAAACTCGAATTAGACGGAGCCGGAGCTACAAATATTATTCGTCGTTTTATTACTTCAGCAGTTGAAGATTATCCCCGTGAGCTGATACAGCAAGAGCTTTTACAATCGCTTAATCGCATCTTTGCGGAAGATGGACATTTTACTGAAATCCAAGTGCAAGAACATGATGCTACTCAAGACGGCGAACATCACTTGGCAGGCCGCTGGGAAGTTTACCTTGGGGAAGAACACAAGAAACTGGTTTCCCTCAGTAATTCAGGCAGCGGCTTGAAAACTGTTTTTCTTGTTCTGTTGAATCTTCTCGTGATTCCGAATATCGATAAGAAGCCAAAGCATATGTATGTTTATGCTTTCGAGGAGTTGGAAAACAATCTTCATCCTGCTTTGTTGCGGCGGTTGTTCAGGTATCTTGAGGAGTATGCAGTCGAAAACAACGTCCATATCTTTTTAACCACCCATTCGAGCACGGCTCTCGATCTTTTTGGCAGCTCGCCAAATGCGCAGATCGTCAGCGTCACGCATGATGGCAAGTCTGCTCGTGCAAAAACCATTTCAGCGCATTTCGATCAACTGAGTGTTATTGCAGAGCTTGGCGCGAAGCCTTCGGATTTGTTGCAGGCCAATGGGATTATCTGGGTGGAAGGGCCTTCGGATCGTGTCTATATCAACAAATGGATTCAACTGTTCAGTGATGGCAAGTGGCGCGAAGGGCGCGATTACCAGTGCGCGTTTTATGGCGGCGCATTGCTGGCTCGATTGGGCGTCGCTGACCCCAAAGCCGAGGAGGATTTTGTCAATCTGCTTCAGATCAATCCGAACCTTGTTCTCATTTGCGATGGCGACCGCACAGCGGAAAAAAATGGGCGGGTTCACGTCTGA
- the dinD gene encoding DNA damage-inducible protein D: MKKEQIHSLTSSFEANAQQTDGGIEFWLARDIQQLLGYGEWRNFCTVVSKAKIACEVSGYAVNDHFVDVNKMVNLGSGGQREIDDIMLTRYACYLIAQNGDPRKQEIAFAQTYFAIQTRKAEVIEQRLLEAERVSARKKLSATEKELSGVIFEQIGNLDSFALIRSKGDNALFGKSTQAMKAQWNVPDKRPLADFAPTIILKAKDFATEITIFNAREHGMSTESDISREHVTNNTAVRNTLLERGIRPETLPPGEDVKKVERRLASEEKRSLKNPDGLNDGSEE, encoded by the coding sequence ATGAAAAAAGAACAGATTCATTCGCTTACCTCTTCTTTTGAAGCCAATGCTCAGCAAACTGACGGAGGTATTGAGTTCTGGCTTGCCCGAGATATTCAGCAGCTTTTAGGTTATGGAGAGTGGCGTAATTTTTGTACTGTTGTCTCTAAAGCCAAAATCGCCTGCGAAGTATCGGGCTATGCTGTTAATGACCATTTTGTTGACGTCAACAAAATGGTCAATCTTGGGTCTGGTGGGCAGCGGGAGATTGACGACATCATGCTGACCCGGTATGCCTGCTATCTCATTGCCCAGAACGGTGATCCGAGGAAGCAGGAAATCGCGTTCGCTCAGACCTACTTTGCTATACAGACCCGTAAGGCGGAGGTTATCGAGCAGCGATTGCTTGAGGCGGAACGGGTATCGGCGCGCAAAAAGCTTAGTGCAACTGAAAAAGAGTTGTCAGGTGTCATTTTCGAGCAGATCGGTAATCTGGATAGTTTCGCTTTAATTCGCAGCAAAGGTGATAATGCTCTTTTCGGGAAAAGCACCCAGGCGATGAAGGCACAGTGGAATGTACCGGATAAACGACCACTTGCTGATTTTGCTCCTACCATTATCCTGAAAGCTAAAGACTTCGCTACCGAGATAACCATCTTCAATGCCCGTGAGCATGGTATGAGTACCGAATCCGACATATCGAGAGAGCATGTAACCAATAATACCGCTGTTCGGAACACGCTGCTTGAACGGGGAATTCGCCCTGAAACTCTTCCTCCTGGAGAAGATGTCAAGAAAGTCGAGCGCCGCCTGGCTTCAGAAGAAAAGAGGTCGTTAAAGAATCCCGATGGGTTAAATGATGGGTCTGAAGAGTAA
- the fsa gene encoding fructose-6-phosphate aldolase produces MKFFIDTASLDEIRAAAELGVLDGVTTNPSLIAKIVKDPANFTYADFKEHIAKICEIVDGPVSAEVTTLKAEEMIAQGEELAAIHKNIVVKCPLTVDGLKAIKHFSSNGIKTNATLVFSPTQALLAAKAGADFVSPFVGRLDDISTNGMELVKQIVTIYDNYGYLTEVIVASVRNPLHVVESAMAGADIATIPYSVIKQLANHPLTDSGLKKFMEDASVMKG; encoded by the coding sequence ATGAAATTCTTTATCGACACCGCCAGTCTCGACGAAATCCGCGCCGCCGCTGAACTCGGCGTGCTCGACGGCGTGACGACCAACCCGTCGCTGATCGCCAAGATCGTCAAAGACCCGGCCAACTTCACCTACGCCGACTTCAAGGAGCACATCGCCAAAATCTGCGAAATCGTCGATGGCCCGGTCAGCGCTGAGGTCACCACGCTCAAAGCCGAGGAGATGATCGCCCAGGGCGAGGAGCTTGCGGCCATTCACAAGAACATCGTCGTCAAGTGCCCGCTCACCGTGGATGGCCTGAAAGCGATCAAGCACTTCTCCTCAAACGGCATCAAGACCAACGCCACGCTGGTCTTTTCGCCAACGCAGGCCTTGCTTGCCGCCAAAGCCGGAGCGGACTTCGTCAGCCCGTTCGTCGGTCGGCTCGACGACATCAGCACCAACGGCATGGAGCTGGTCAAGCAGATCGTCACGATTTACGACAACTACGGCTACCTCACCGAAGTGATCGTCGCCAGCGTGCGCAACCCGCTGCACGTCGTCGAATCGGCGATGGCAGGAGCCGACATTGCCACCATCCCTTACAGTGTCATCAAACAGCTCGCCAACCACCCGCTGACCGACAGCGGCCTGAAAAAATTCATGGAAGACGCGAGCGTGATGAAGGGGTGA
- a CDS encoding 1,9-bis(guanidino)-5-aza-nonane synthase: MEERTMKKGEFLREPIRHIEIKKHNVVPMVEQMADMAFQARNLARAASIVDLMQQDKECAVILTLAGSLISAGLKQVIIDMLDNNMVDAIVSTGANIVDQDFFEALGFKHWKGSQFADDAELRDLAIDRIYDTYIDEDELRVCDDTMAIIANSMQPGAYSSREFIVEMGKYIEEKGLDKNSIVYKAYEKGVPIFCPAFSDCSAGFGLVHHQWHNPDQHVSIDSVKDFRELTRIKIENDKTGIFMIGGGVPKNFTQDIVVAAEVLGYEDVSMHTYAVQITVADERDGALSGSTLKEASSWGKVDTVYEQMVFAEATVAMPLIAGYAYHKRNWEGRPARNFNAMLDAKPVNA, from the coding sequence ATGGAAGAGAGAACGATGAAAAAAGGGGAATTTCTGCGAGAGCCGATCCGGCATATCGAGATCAAGAAACACAACGTCGTGCCGATGGTCGAGCAGATGGCCGACATGGCCTTCCAGGCGCGCAACCTGGCTCGCGCGGCTTCCATCGTCGACTTAATGCAGCAGGACAAGGAGTGCGCCGTCATCCTGACGCTCGCCGGTTCGCTCATCAGCGCTGGCCTCAAGCAGGTCATCATCGACATGCTCGACAACAACATGGTTGACGCTATCGTCTCGACCGGCGCGAACATCGTCGATCAGGACTTCTTCGAGGCGCTCGGCTTCAAGCACTGGAAAGGCAGCCAGTTCGCCGATGACGCCGAGCTGCGCGACCTCGCCATCGACCGCATCTACGACACCTACATCGACGAGGACGAACTGCGCGTCTGCGACGACACCATGGCCATCATCGCCAACTCGATGCAGCCCGGCGCGTACTCGTCGCGCGAGTTCATCGTCGAGATGGGCAAATACATCGAAGAGAAGGGGCTCGACAAGAACTCCATCGTTTACAAGGCTTACGAGAAAGGCGTGCCGATCTTCTGCCCGGCCTTCTCCGATTGCTCCGCCGGTTTCGGTCTGGTGCACCACCAGTGGCACAACCCCGACCAGCACGTCTCCATCGACTCGGTCAAGGATTTCCGCGAGCTGACCAGAATCAAGATCGAGAACGACAAGACCGGCATCTTCATGATCGGCGGCGGCGTTCCCAAGAACTTTACGCAGGACATTGTCGTTGCGGCTGAGGTGCTCGGCTACGAGGATGTTTCGATGCACACCTACGCCGTGCAGATCACCGTGGCCGACGAACGCGACGGTGCGCTCTCCGGCTCGACCCTCAAGGAGGCCAGCTCGTGGGGTAAGGTTGATACGGTTTACGAGCAGATGGTCTTCGCCGAAGCCACCGTCGCCATGCCGCTCATCGCCGGTTACGCCTACCACAAGCGCAACTGGGAGGGCCGCCCGGCACGTAACTTCAACGCCATGCTCGACGCAAAACCGGTCAACGCCTGA
- the trpS gene encoding tryptophan--tRNA ligase, with translation MSIQRILSGMRPTGRLHLGHYTGALENWIAQQNLLHPDGSRAYETCFLIADYHSLTTSLDTSSLYAHSIDMLIDWLAAGVDPEKSPVFRQSQVKEHAELFLIFSMLITTARLERNPTLKEQVRDLNMETLVYGHLGYPVLQAADILLYKGNVVPVGEDQIPHVEITREIARKFNSHYQHPTLGDVFPEPAPKITKFARLVGLDGKAKMSKSLGNTILLSDGPDEVMAKMRPAVTDTQKVRRNDPGRPEVCLVYSYHQKFTAEPQLAEIEAGCRSGALGCVDCKKMCAANISAELAPILERRKHYEERPEMVKEILHEGETKARKIAGETMKAVREAMNLGEINA, from the coding sequence ATGTCGATACAAAGGATTTTAAGCGGGATGCGGCCTACCGGAAGGCTGCATCTCGGCCACTACACCGGAGCACTCGAAAACTGGATCGCGCAGCAGAACCTTCTCCACCCCGACGGAAGCCGGGCCTACGAGACCTGCTTCCTGATCGCCGATTACCACAGCCTGACCACGTCGCTCGATACGTCGAGCCTGTATGCGCACTCCATCGACATGCTCATTGACTGGCTCGCGGCGGGGGTCGATCCCGAAAAAAGCCCGGTTTTCCGGCAGTCGCAGGTGAAGGAGCACGCCGAGCTGTTCCTCATCTTCTCGATGCTCATCACCACGGCGCGGCTCGAACGCAACCCGACGCTCAAGGAGCAGGTGCGCGACCTGAACATGGAGACGCTCGTGTACGGCCATCTCGGCTATCCGGTGTTGCAGGCGGCGGACATTCTGCTCTACAAGGGCAACGTGGTGCCGGTGGGCGAGGATCAGATTCCGCACGTCGAGATCACCCGCGAGATCGCCCGCAAGTTCAACAGCCACTACCAGCATCCGACGCTGGGCGACGTCTTCCCGGAACCCGCGCCGAAGATCACGAAGTTCGCGCGGCTCGTCGGTCTCGACGGCAAGGCGAAGATGTCCAAATCGCTTGGCAACACGATTCTGCTCTCCGACGGCCCGGACGAGGTGATGGCGAAGATGCGCCCTGCCGTGACCGACACGCAGAAGGTGCGCCGCAACGATCCTGGCCGTCCCGAGGTGTGCCTGGTCTACAGTTACCACCAGAAGTTCACCGCCGAACCGCAGCTTGCCGAAATCGAGGCGGGATGCCGCTCCGGCGCGCTCGGCTGCGTGGACTGCAAGAAGATGTGCGCTGCGAACATTTCGGCGGAGCTGGCTCCGATCCTCGAACGGCGCAAGCACTACGAAGAGAGGCCCGAGATGGTGAAGGAGATTCTGCACGAGGGTGAAACCAAAGCGCGGAAGATTGCGGGAGAAACGATGAAAGCGGTCCGAGAGGCCATGAACCTTGGAGAGATAAACGCATGA